The DNA region AAATAAACCTCAAATTGTCTTATATATTTAAAAAAATTACTAACCTTTTTTTTGAATATATATTCATAACTAAAATAGCGAACATATTGAATATTTTTATTATTTGACAAATTATATTTCCAAACAACTCTTTCATCAATATTACCATCTATATCATTATTATATAATATAAAATCATTACCATTTGTAATTATTCCCCATTCAGCTTTTTTAGCATTCATATATCTTGATAATTGTTCTAGTTCATCATCGTTTATAGAGATATTACTATTTTTAACCTCAACAATTAATAATAGTGACTTATTTCTATCTATACATATCGATATATCACTATAAAGTTTAGAATTATAAAGATCATTCTCGTAAATATACCATTCATCATTATAACCTAGAATCTCTAAGAATTTAGTTACAATAATATTTTGTACAGTTTTTTCATTTTGAACCATTAACCTTTCTCTCTTTTCCTTCAAGTCACTCATTTGGCATTCATACATAAAACCACTCCCGCATTTACAAATTTTACCATATATTTATTATATATTATTTTCAATTATTTTACAATTTTATTGTGAAATTTTTTATTACAATATGTAAAATTCTTCATCTCATCAACTGTATTAGTATGTCCATTTACTTCATGGGGCTGTGGAATTAAATTTCTTCTTTAATATAAAATTAAATTCTATTAATAATATAAGTATTTTAGACAAAAAAATTTACAATAATTTCTTTACATTTTCTACATAATAACGTATAATATGCATAGATCAAAAGTGCTAAATGGTACCCCTTTTTTAGTAAACCCTATGTCCACACATAGGGTTTACTTATTTTTTCTTCAATTTCTTCCCATATTAATGCTACATTAGCTTTTTGATATATTGTTTTTTCACGATATTGATTTTAGAAATTTAAAATTCGCTTTCGATAAAAACGATAACAAGAAAAGTTATTGATGTTTTAAATGTAATTCCACCTTATGATCATCCTTGTAGTAGTGGTAAAAATATTCAAAATAGGTGGTGTATATCACAATATCTAAATAATCATAAAATATTAAAAATTTTCCATTTTTAATATTTTTTATTTTAATAAAAATTATACTTAATTATTAACAAATTAATTATTACAATCCACTATAATAGCGAAATCTTCATTATTATTATAAAAAAATTTTTTTGGTAGTTAAATCATAAGACATCTATATATGTTTAATTATATATGTGAATGTTATAATAAATAATGGTAGTAAGTTCTATGAAAAGGGGGTGAATATCTCCTAATGGTTTTTATCGGAGTAGCTGTAATTTTAGGCTTAATCCAAATAGGTGAATATGCAGAAAATAGCATAGAGAGAATGAAGTATCTCAAAGTTGCAATGCTATTTTTAGTTATTGGATTAAGCTTAGCAAAGTATTTTAATTAAAGAATATGTGTTTAGAATATGTTGAACCAACATAACCTTTATACGTCAAATAAAGGAATATATAGAGCTAAAATACTACCATCAGCATATTAAACACAAAAAAAGGGTTACCCCATAGATTCGCACTCTATGGGGTAATTCCTCTTTTTAATTTTACTTTAAAATATAAGGAATCGTCACTTCCCTAGTAGGTGATATCTCACCATAGTTTCTATCGTATATTAACATTATATCATGTTAGTAAAAATTTTATACATGTAAACAAAAATTTTTTATAATTTACAATAAAATTTTATATATATATCAATCTAGAATACTAAAAAGTAATGTTATTTTAAATAATATCATATTTTTATAAAACACTAAATTAATCACTTGACTTATGTTCCAAAGCCATTTAATGTTTGGGAATATTAAGCAACCTTGAAGTTGAGTCAATTTATTTAAAATTAGCTTTCTCTTCAAGCCATCTTGCCCATTCACCATAATACAAATATTTATACACCAATTGTTGTAATTTACAACTGTTTCATGTTACAATTAATATGAGGTGATACAAATAAATGTATTGGAGGTGAGTTTAATGTTAATAATCATTTTTATAAATATTATGGTTATATCTTTAGGATTTGTGGTTTCAGATTTATTAGATAACAAATATACAAAAGCACTTAATGATTTTTGTAAATTAGAATGTAAACAGTATAAACGTGAACACTATTAATTACGTTAGATATAATATTATATATAATTATTTCTCAAGCTATTATTTATTTGTATATCAATGCTGTCACCTTAAAAGTTATACTATTGACATTTCTAATACGACATTTTTGCTATAAAATATAAAAAAACAAATATTGTTACCTCTATTTTACAATTATATCTAAGTTAGACGGATAATTTGTCCTTCCTAATATAATTATAAAATACAAATAACAATATTTTTACAACACAAATAAACCTATATATTATTATTTTTAAAAAATTGTATAGGAAATAAACCCTAGGTACTTTTATTTTTAAAAAATATAGGTTAAAATATATTTGTTAAATATTTATTTTTCCTATTTATTTTGAGGACTTATTAGAGCCTGCCAGCTGTAATAGGTCTTTTTCTTATTTCCTTATTCTAGTAATTTTTGAGGATCATATTCCATGTTACCCAATAACATTTGCTCTAAATTTTCATAGTTATAATTTCTCTGCTCATAATCATTAAATTTAGTTTTCTTAATATCAGCATAATCTTTTTTCTTTTTAAAATGATTATCATAAGCCTTCTTAGCCTTATTTACAGCTTCTTTTACTGTAGATGTAACTTTGCTCATTACTGTGTAAACATTGCTTATAGAGCCACGTCGCTTAATTTTAATCATCTTGGCTTTAACGAGTTCTATAATATATCTCTGTATAGTCCTTATACTTCTATTAAGTTTTTCAGCTAAATATTTTTGAGAAGGGTAACATTCAATTTTTTGCCCATAGCACATGGATTTAATTAATGTATATGTTCTAAATGCTCCATCAGTAATATTAGATATAATATCATCATTATCAATAAGGGTAAAATTAGTCATTATTTTCTACCCCCTTTTATTCTCTCAATAGGACTTATCTTATTATATGCCTTTCTTATATCTTCGTCTGAAAGGTCTGCGTATGCCTGTTCAGTTACGGTGACACTGCTATGTCCAAGTAATTTTGACAAAATATGAATACTGCCACCATTAATAAGAAAATTTCTTTCAAAATTATTACGAAGACAATGTGCTGTTACGTTCTTTAATCCTGCTCTTCCACAATATCCTCTAAAATTCTTTTCAAAATTTGATACACTTAATCTTGTATTATGTTTAGTACAAAATAGTAACTCCGATTCTATATATCTGTCTTTATATTGAATCCATCTCTTTAATTGAGTTCCCATACTCCTGGAGAAAAATACATATCTATCTTTTCTACCTTTTGTTATATCCTGCGGAATTAAAATAGCCCTTCTATCTAAATCAAGGTTTTCTATCTCTAATAATAAACATTCATTAAGTCTCATGCCTGTATCAATTAGCAATTGGATAATAATATAATCTCGATATTCATGAAATTTAGTTGTGTCAATGTTTTGAAGTAATCTTTTAAGTTCTGCATCTGTAATTGCTTCTTTAGGCTTCCTACTATTTTTAAATTGTCTTATTTTTTTCATAGGATTATTTTTTAAATTATACTCTTCTTCCATATAATTAAAAAATACTTTCAGGTTTCTAATGTAATTATTTATAGTTGTTACTGAAATTTTTGAATTGTAGTCTTTTCTATTTTCTGGATAATTTATACGTAAAGAATTTTTGTCCGAAACAAAAGTATACTTTCCTCTTTCTTTAGTATACTTAATATATTCTCTA from Clostridium pasteurianum BC1 includes:
- a CDS encoding type I restriction enzyme HsdR N-terminal domain-containing protein, giving the protein MYECQMSDLKEKRERLMVQNEKTVQNIIVTKFLEILGYNDEWYIYENDLYNSKLYSDISICIDRNKSLLLIVEVKNSNISINDDELEQLSRYMNAKKAEWGIITNGNDFILYNNDIDGNIDERVVWKYNLSNNKNIQYVRYFSYEYIFKKKVSNFFKYIRQFEVYFLENNKASSLKGYKGTLYYFFDFLATNKLSTFYSGVF
- a CDS encoding helix-turn-helix domain-containing protein translates to MTNFTLIDNDDIISNITDGAFRTYTLIKSMCYGQKIECYPSQKYLAEKLNRSIRTIQRYIIELVKAKMIKIKRRGSISNVYTVMSKVTSTVKEAVNKAKKAYDNHFKKKKDYADIKKTKFNDYEQRNYNYENLEQMLLGNMEYDPQKLLE
- a CDS encoding tyrosine-type recombinase/integrase, which translates into the protein MNKDVKKYSLDYKIDDFMIWCQQKDLRIKTITSYESCLRLFARYMKDEHGIDNINEIKEQHIREYIKYTKERGKYTFVSDKNSLRINYPENRKDYNSKISVTTINNYIRNLKVFFNYMEEEYNLKNNPMKKIRQFKNSRKPKEAITDAELKRLLQNIDTTKFHEYRDYIIIQLLIDTGMRLNECLLLEIENLDLDRRAILIPQDITKGRKDRYVFFSRSMGTQLKRWIQYKDRYIESELLFCTKHNTRLSVSNFEKNFRGYCGRAGLKNVTAHCLRNNFERNFLINGGSIHILSKLLGHSSVTVTEQAYADLSDEDIRKAYNKISPIERIKGGRK